TTGTTATCCATTATCAGCATTCGAGCTTTTTTCATATCCTCAAATACAGATGTACTAGAATTTACTGTCAGTATCGGTTTACCAAAATCATCAAGCAGCGGTTTGCCATCGGCGTCTAATTGATACTCCGGCTCTGCTGTTCCAGTTACTGGATTACCAATTAACACTAGGTAGGCGTCGTTCATATCTTGCTGAAAGTTAGCTAGTTCTGACTGTGATAGGTCATAGGCATCAATTCCATCTAGTACGCTTTCAAAGTCACCCAATCGTTCCTCGTTATTCTTATACTCGTTGATTGGCACACCATTATAAGCATGTTCGTCAACGTCAACAAACGTCATGCTGCTAAACGAAGATGATTCAGACTTATAGTAATATATCTTGTCTGCTGTATAGACTTCCACGAAGCTATTTGTATCGCTTTCGCTATAACTGATTTGATAAAAGCGCACACCGAACAATGAATTAGCAGCAATCGTGTCATCATAAACGACAAATGTTTGCTCTGGTTCAAGTTTAGTAATGCGCTCTTGTGCATTTGTATCTGAATAAACCAGCTCATATGCACGTCCGTATATACTCAAATCTGTTTCGAGCAATCCGTCATGATAATCAGCACCGTTTTGCTTTGAAAATTCGTTAATCTTATCAAGCAAGTTTTCACTATCGCTGTCATAAGTAATTGGATTGCCTAACATATAACCTTGCATAAACACGGTAATGTACTTAGCCCAATCACTAGCAATACGATTGTCAGCGCGGTCTTTGTCTCGTCCTGTGTCACGATACTTAATGTTGTTGTCAGCTAGATAATAACGCTTCAACTCTTGCAAACGTGGTAACTGCCTAGATTGAAATGACGTGATGTAATCATTGACCTTTTCAATAAATCCAGTCGAACCCATGTCAACAATATTTTCAAAGTCGTTAGCCGACATTTTAAACACTTCATTTGCTTGCGGTCCAAACCTTGTTTTAGTTAAAAAATCTATTGTCATAATTACCTTCCTAATCCTAATTGCTTAAATGCTTCCATGCGATCAGTGGTGCTCTTTCTAGTCATGATTAATGGCTCTGCTGCGTATCTCATGGCGTCCATCAAGTGGTTATTTTTATCGACAGCCTTACCAACCCAACCGCCCTCTTTGTCGGTATCATAAACATACGAATTAAGTTCTTCTATGGTGTGTTCAAGCGCTGGCAATACATGTATTTTGAAGTCTTGTAAATAAGTAACACCAAACATAATTTCATACTTGTGTGCACGTTTCATGCCTGATATACCTTTGTTTTTCAACTCTTGTATCATGCGGTCACCACCGTTAGCATAATCAGCTCTAATATCACCTTGTTGATAGCCATGAACGTAGAGCCATCTAAATATTTCATCAGTTAGCATGTGCTGCTTATACATTTCTTTGTAGATATAAACATCTTTTGTCCTGCTATTGATTGCATACTCGATAAATGCAGTAGGGTCTGGTCCATATCCCCAATCCATTCCACGTACAATACGAGCGTCTTTAACAACTTCTCTAACGTCAAACTTCTCAACAATAGTGTTTTCATATATCAGACCTTCTGCAACGCCCCACTCGCCATCAACAGCAACTCTTGCACGTCTCGGATTGCGTTCCTTCATCTCTAAAAGACGATTAACGTAGTCTTCATCAAGGAATGGATTGTCTTTGTAGGTGGTTGTTATGGCTAATGAGTTATCAACCCTAGTATCTTCATCAAAGAATTTAGGTTTCAACCAATGACGTTCGTTCCAGGGATTAAATGTCAATATGGTTTGATAAAAGCCGTCTGGATCATCAATCACACCACGCATAGATTCATCAACCGTTTCAAATGATTCTTCTAACTCCATTTGATAGGCTTCTTCAACCCATAAGCGACACAAGTTACCAGTCTCAACAGATATTGACGTGATAGACAGTGGTTTATCAGCACCGCGGAACAGTATCTTTTGTCCTGTTGGTTTATACGTTATTTCAGGCAGTGAGCCATTGAATTGAAAAAGGCTACCAACGCCCATGCGATTAGCAACCTTTTGTAATAATGTGAATGTTGATTGTCTGTTAGTGTTTGCGTATCGTCTCAATACAAGCCAGTTCACGTATGGTTTTGTCACAATATCAAGAATGACCTTTGTGGCTACACCCTCACTCTTACCGCTACCACGGCTACCTTTGTAGGCAATATAGCGTGCTTTACTGTTAAACAAAGGTGCATAAGCTTTGCTGACCATTTTAGGTAGATTCCAATTGATTGTAGGCATTAAATATCCCCCTCAAATGGATTGATGTTAATAGTGATGTCACCGTTATTACCAGATAGCAGCTCTGCTTTCTTTTGTGCAATATCAGCTTCAGCGCTCAACTTGCGTATCTGCTGTTCAATAAGCTTGTCGTTGTTCGGATAACGTTTAAGTATCTCTTTCAAAGCGCTAATTCTTGTCTTTAAATCTGCTTCTTTCTCGACTTTCTCAACGCTCACAGGAGTTGCCACAACGACCGTTTCTTTCTCTTCACCTCTAGCTATACTAGTAAGCAGTTCAACGGCTTCTGTGTAGCTCATAACACGGTTTGACGCTATATTGGCCATGCACTTTTCTATGTATTGCTTTAAAGTAGTATTTTGTAGTAATTTCGGGGCATTTGTATTAGCATATTTTTTGCTATAACCAGCTTCAATTGCTGATTGAGTAGCGTTTCCAGTCTTGATATACTCATCAGCAAACTTCTTCTGCTTTGGCGTTAATTTCATGTCATTGTGTCACCTCCTTTCAAAACTGGTACAAAATAAAAAAGCCGTCAGGCTTTTAAGTTAATTATTCATAAAATATCTTATTTTGGTTTAGATTGTTCAAAATAATAGAGTATGTTTCAGGATGTTTTCTTGATGAATCAAGTACGAAAGATTGGTCTACAAAATCATCTAACAAAGAGAAATCTAAGTATCCTTCCTCTACATCATTCGTAGTCACAAGGATAATCAGCTTCGAGTGGTCATTAGAAATTGCCGACTGCAGTTTTTCTAAATCTCGCTCTCCGCCTTGAGCAATCACTGACTGTATCGGGTAGTATATTGAAATATCTGAACTAATTGGGAAGAACTGGTTTTGCTCCCATTTGTCAACATCTATATTTTTATGAGCAAGTACAAAAGGTTTACTGGATGTAAAAGTTACTTTCATTTCTTTAAAATATCTACTAAATGCCCTTTGCAATAAATTTTTTGTGTGCCCTAACACTCTAGTTCTCAAATTAATTGTTGGATTATCATTGATCTGAGTTGCTGCAGCAAGAACGTCTATAACTTTATCATCGTCACAGAACCCTTTAACTAAAATAACATGTATACCGTCGTCCAGATACGATTGTTTTATCTCTCTAAATAATTTTTTATCTTCTTCTTCGAAAATTTCCATATTATTTTCTCCTTTTGCAGTAATTATACTACTAGAGAGACATGGGTTGGATTAGAAAATAAAAAAACACAAAATATATTCTTGTAATTCAACGGTGTCATTTAATCACTTTTTAACTTCTAGAGTCTTCCCACAATTTAAGCAAACCAATGTGTTTTTCTTTCCTTTTTTGCCAGCAAATCCAGCCGCACCACCTGCAATGAAGCCCAATCCACCAGTCATCAACCCCAATCCGACGGATCCAGCTACTGACTTGCCAAATGAATACTTTTTAGAATTGTCACCGGCTAGTTGAAAATCGTGCCCTCCACAATTCTTACAAGTTATTTGTTTTTGTTCTTGAAGTTTAGACTCACGCTCTTTTTGTTTCGCTTCTCGTTCGTTTTGATTTTTTTCTTTCATTTCAGACAGCGCCTCATTTAAATCTACATCAGACTTTATGTCTAGACGTTCACGTTTTAATGTATCAAGGGCATACTTATTTGCTTCAGGGTTTTTGAATGCCCATTTACCAGATTCCCAAATTGACATTGCATTATATTCGTCCCAGTCAAAGTGCAAACGCTCTTCTACGTCCATATTACGATATTCAATTGATGGTATCTTCTTTTCCATTTATTTTCTCCTAAATTTAAATACAGTTTAATT
The Leuconostoc suionicum genome window above contains:
- a CDS encoding terminase small subunit, coding for MKLTPKQKKFADEYIKTGNATQSAIEAGYSKKYANTNAPKLLQNTTLKQYIEKCMANIASNRVMSYTEAVELLTSIARGEEKETVVVATPVSVEKVEKEADLKTRISALKEILKRYPNNDKLIEQQIRKLSAEADIAQKKAELLSGNNGDITININPFEGDI
- a CDS encoding PBSX family phage terminase large subunit, which gives rise to MPTINWNLPKMVSKAYAPLFNSKARYIAYKGSRGSGKSEGVATKVILDIVTKPYVNWLVLRRYANTNRQSTFTLLQKVANRMGVGSLFQFNGSLPEITYKPTGQKILFRGADKPLSITSISVETGNLCRLWVEEAYQMELEESFETVDESMRGVIDDPDGFYQTILTFNPWNERHWLKPKFFDEDTRVDNSLAITTTYKDNPFLDEDYVNRLLEMKERNPRRARVAVDGEWGVAEGLIYENTIVEKFDVREVVKDARIVRGMDWGYGPDPTAFIEYAINSRTKDVYIYKEMYKQHMLTDEIFRWLYVHGYQQGDIRADYANGGDRMIQELKNKGISGMKRAHKYEIMFGVTYLQDFKIHVLPALEHTIEELNSYVYDTDKEGGWVGKAVDKNNHLMDAMRYAAEPLIMTRKSTTDRMEAFKQLGLGR
- a CDS encoding phage portal protein; this translates as MTIDFLTKTRFGPQANEVFKMSANDFENIVDMGSTGFIEKVNDYITSFQSRQLPRLQELKRYYLADNNIKYRDTGRDKDRADNRIASDWAKYITVFMQGYMLGNPITYDSDSENLLDKINEFSKQNGADYHDGLLETDLSIYGRAYELVYSDTNAQERITKLEPEQTFVVYDDTIAANSLFGVRFYQISYSESDTNSFVEVYTADKIYYYKSESSSFSSMTFVDVDEHAYNGVPINEYKNNEERLGDFESVLDGIDAYDLSQSELANFQQDMNDAYLVLIGNPVTGTAEPEYQLDADGKPLLDDFGKPILTVNSSTSVFEDMKKARMLIMDNNSDPDGPNPNAFYLTKTYDSTGAEAYKKRLVDDILRFTFTPDTNDQNFAGTQSGEAMKYKLMGNDNLRKTKERLMTRGIMRRLRLLGNVWAIKNSVSTTGKQEGLYDLINDIQVKFTPNVPQNDEERVSQLKQLYGVISEETLFSLLETFTGVDADTEMKRLSDEKQQEANNFQTQTGYAQLKPDDGGVNGR